A segment of the Capra hircus breed San Clemente chromosome 19, ASM170441v1, whole genome shotgun sequence genome:
AGCTGCCGCCGGGCCCAGGGCTGGGATGCCGCTCCGGAAACACTGGGCACGGGGACACTCCGTCCTTCTCGAGAAGGTGGACGTGACCCCCCAGCCAAGGGCGCAGCTGTCTGCAAGCCTCCCTGGCCCCCCCTCCCAGGTCTCCAGGCGGGGAGAGGCGCGCAGCGGGAGTGGGGCCTCCCTGCACCCTAGGCCGCCCCTGCCGGCACCTGCCGGCACGGTGAGGCGTGACCCCGGAGGGTCCTTGTCCTGGAGCAAAAGGCGGAGAGCCGGGCTTCCTCCTCCTGGGATACGAGAGGGTCAAAAACGAAAGGGCAAAGTGAAGCCCGCTCTCCGGAAAGGGGAAAAGAGGGGCACCCCCTTCTCCAGCGCCGCGGGGGCCCGCTGGCCTCCCCGGTTCCTTCGGGCCCGGCTGCGGGGTGGCACTCACCGGTCGCACGGCCCGAGCCGCCGAGCGTGCGGCCCCCCGGCCGGACTGGAAAGACAGACGGGCGGGCCGGGTGAGGCGGCGGGAAGGGCCAGCGCGGCGGAGGGCGGGCGCGCGGGGGGCCGGCCGGGGAGGCGCCGGGAAGGCTGCGGGCGCCGGGCTTCGGGCCGAGTGGCCGGGAGCCGGCCGGCTCCTCcccgggggcggggcgcgcgACAGCCGGGCGCACGTGGCCCGCCCGGGACGCCGGGATCCGGAGACGAGGGCTTGCTCCGGGACTGTGTACTGTAGAGCCCGCGGTGAGGTGCGAGGGAGCGGGGAGGGACGGAGGGGCCCCGGGGCCCTCGCGGGACTGCGGGTCTCCCCGCCGGGAGACCGGGCGCCCTGACGCTCGCCGAGGGGTCTGATGGccagtggtggggtgggggacccGTTTCCGCCCGGGCGCCTCTGACAGACCGTCTTGCAAGCGGTCCGGGTCACGGAGTCAGGACCTGGGCTGGCTGAGCCGGAGACCGGGAGGGAGGCTCGCGGGGAACAGGCGGGGCGTGGGAAACGGGCACCCTTCGGGGCGGGGCCGCGCGGTGGGCGGGGCCTGGGAGCGCGGGCCGCCCCGCCCCATCGCGGCCGGAAGCGCCGCTCGCGAGGCGGAAGTGGCGGGCTTCCGCTCTTCCCGCGGCGGCGGGGTCCCCGCTCTCCAGCCCAGTGATGCGGCTCTGTGCCGCGGGGCGCCGAAACCCCAGGAGTACGTGAGGTATGAGGACTGGCGCGCATGTCTGTCAGGAAAAGAGCTCTTTTTAAAAGGCCAGCCGGTTCAGATAGGTTTCTTCTCGGGTGATTGGGTCCCGATAGGCCATCCCTCAAACGTGCATTCTCGGGGTGGTTCTTGTTTGACTGACAGATGTGTGCTTCCCGTGTGCCGCTTTTCAGACATGGACGTGGGGCGTAGAGGCGTTTTGTAACCTTAAAACAATTAACACTAGTATATACTTTACGGTCCCTACTCCTCCGTGATTAGCGTCCGTTCCACTCTACCTACACCTTGTAAAGGAGGTGAGGAGCAAGCAGCCTGGGGAGCTCGGGAGATCCCTGGAGGGTTCGCATTTTGTGCTGGAGGCAGGAGGTTGAGAGAGGCTCGGGACAGAAACTGAGGCCCCCAAATCCAAAGTGTACTTAAGCACCTTCTCTTTCcgcgtcccttctcctcccccctcgtgctgctgctgctaagtcgcttcagtcgtgttcgactctgtgcgaccccatagacggcagcccactaggctcctctgtccctgggattctccaggcaagaacactggagtgggttgccatttccttctccaatgcatgaaagtgcaaagtgaaagtgaagtcgctcagtcgtgtccgactcctagcgacgccatggactgcagcctaccagactcctctgcccataggattttccaggcaagagtactggagtggggtgccatcgccttctcctccccccTCATAGTGGACTGGAAATCATTAGTTAGGTGTGTTTAACTTTCATTACATTATTTCCATGACAATgtactgtgtttattttttagcaattctgggtcttccttgctgtgggaGGGCTCTCTCTCTTTGCAGAGAGTAGGGACTGCTCTCTACTtgtgggtgcacaggcttctcactgcagtggcttctttttgtTGTGTACAGGCTTCAGGACGTGTCCGGCCTCAGTGCTTGTGGCCCAGGtctagctgccctgtggcatgtggaatcttctgggacctgggatcgaacccatgtcccctgcactctGAAGGTGGACtcccaaccactagaccaccagggaagtcccagctaaAGCTTTTTAACCAGTAATTTCATTCTATTAGTAGGACATCCTTATCTTCATATATTAGGCCTCTTCCAACAATCCTTGGAAGGGGAATCTCAAGTCCTAGATTCTGCTCTGAAATTCAGGAATAAGTAAAATCCAGTCAGGTGCATCTATATGCCAATCCCACAGAAAGGTTGCTTTTCACAAATGCATCCCTTTGCTCTTGTTTtcacaggaagaagaaaaaatgtcTCAAAAGCAGATGAAGGAAGCTTTTGTCAGTAACCAGAATGGAACGAGCGTGCTGGAGATCACCGAGGGCTTGTGCCTGCCTGCACTCTGTGTCCTGTGTAGAGGGCTCCTGATCATTCTCTCACAGCACTTATGTTCTTCTTCACATAACTCGAGGACTCGATTCTTGGTTGACTTTGCGTTCCTGATAGTTCCCCTGGTCACCACGTTGaccattttctcttcatttgtcCTCCTCGAGTATCTTGTTGCAATTATCCTTGGGGCAGGGCTGCTCTATGAAATATACTGCAGAAGAACTTGCTATGCCAGAATGCCTTTCCCGAAAATCTGTGAAAAATTTTTGAAAGTCAGTCTAGAATCAGAACACATTCCAGCCATCTCCTGTTTCCGTGTTGTTAACAGTGCCTTTACTGCGGTTGCAATTTTGGCTGTGGACTTCCCACTGTTTCCCAGAAGATATGCCAAAACCGAGCTCTACGGGACAGGAGCAATGGATTATGGAGTAGGGGGCTTTATTTTTGGGTCTGCAATGGTTTCTCCAGAGGTTAGGAGAAAATATACGAAAGGCTCCAGACTGTGTTATCTTACAAAGTCACTGTACTCTCTTTGGCCATTAGTTTTCCTAGGAATGGGGCGATTAGTTGCTATAAAATCCATAGACTATCAGGAACATTTAACTGAGTATGGTGTTCACTGGAACTTTTTCTTTACCTTAATAGCTGTGAAATTGATAACATCACtgcttttgattatttttccCCTAAATAAATCCTGGATTGTAGCCATCAGCATTACTGCATTATACCAGCTAGCCCTTGATTTTACCCCCTTGAAAAGTTTAATTTTGTATGGCACTGATGGTAGTGGCACAAGGGTTGGTTTATTAAATGCCAACCGAGAAGGAATCATCTCTGTCTTGGGGTACGTGGCAGTACACATGGCTGGTGTTCAAACAGGGTTATATGTGCTTAAAGAAAGGTCACATATCAAAGACTGGATAAAAGCAGCATACTGTATTCTATTGACAGCTATTGgcctcttcatttctctttacATAGTTCAGGTAAATGTAGAAGTAGCATCTCGAAGAATGGCCAATTTAGCTTTTTGTATTTGGATAGTTGCTTCTTGCCTGATCCTTCTTAGTAGTTTATTACTGGGTGATATAATTTTGAGTTTTGCCAAATTTGTAATTAAAGAGGCAGCAGTACCATGTTCTTGGAAACTTATCCAGTCACCCACTGCAAATAAAAAGCATTTGGAATCCATAGTCTCTGAAGCCAAAAGAAAGGAACCCACTCTCTGTTTAATCACAGCAATGAACAGAAACCAGTTACTTTTTTTCTTGCTGTCAAATGTAACAACTGGTCTAGTCAACCTTTCCATAGATACATTACACAGCAGTACCCCATGGGCCTTGTGCCTGCTCAATCTCTACATGTTTACCAACTGCTTAATTATCTATGTGCTACACTTGCAAGATAAGACAGTAAAATTTTGGTGATCAATAGGGGTAGTATATGTTTTGAGCAATATTATGTTAATgaggaagaataaatataaaatgtgaagaaaatgggCGTCTATCAATCCAGGGTTAAAGTTTTATTCCTGCTTTAACAGTAGTGatgcttaatattttaaatgtatgtcaACACTATGTAAACAAATCAATATAGAAGAAACAAAGCTGTATGACTTGTTAGAATActtataaatttttgtttttttaaagaagctgttTACAGTTGTGACACTGGAAGATTGGAGGGTAGGAAGGAGGATTTCTTACATTgtatctttttttgggggggacagAAGGAGGAAGGatttagttcctccaccagggattacCTTtgtcccctgaagtggaagtggggagtcttaaccactggactgccaggaaagcccctttTACTTTCTGTCTTGTATCACCTATTACCATTC
Coding sequences within it:
- the PIGW gene encoding phosphatidylinositol-glycan biosynthesis class W protein encodes the protein MSQKQMKEAFVSNQNGTSVLEITEGLCLPALCVLCRGLLIILSQHLCSSSHNSRTRFLVDFAFLIVPLVTTLTIFSSFVLLEYLVAIILGAGLLYEIYCRRTCYARMPFPKICEKFLKVSLESEHIPAISCFRVVNSAFTAVAILAVDFPLFPRRYAKTELYGTGAMDYGVGGFIFGSAMVSPEVRRKYTKGSRLCYLTKSLYSLWPLVFLGMGRLVAIKSIDYQEHLTEYGVHWNFFFTLIAVKLITSLLLIIFPLNKSWIVAISITALYQLALDFTPLKSLILYGTDGSGTRVGLLNANREGIISVLGYVAVHMAGVQTGLYVLKERSHIKDWIKAAYCILLTAIGLFISLYIVQVNVEVASRRMANLAFCIWIVASCLILLSSLLLGDIILSFAKFVIKEAAVPCSWKLIQSPTANKKHLESIVSEAKRKEPTLCLITAMNRNQLLFFLLSNVTTGLVNLSIDTLHSSTPWALCLLNLYMFTNCLIIYVLHLQDKTVKFW